The following proteins are encoded in a genomic region of Sulfurimonas sp. HSL3-7:
- a CDS encoding EAL domain-containing protein, with the protein MTDTRHFLEKIKALDFAFQPIVDIHTREIYAVEALLRNVEIIGYDSIHHFFDTAYHLGLLYAVDLLLREKAIKKFTQLENYAAIKLFYNLDNRLLDMEDYTTGNTEALLQAYNVAKSTLCFEISERHEVTKEGNGIIHILEHYKKEGFQLAIDDFGVGFSGFKLFYEFTPDVIKIDRFFINGICEDPKKRVIVENIIQLAKQLGVRIIAEGIERESELEVCKALGCQLVQGYLIQRPTTDIHDIKTNRSVLSNVA; encoded by the coding sequence ATGACAGACACTAGACATTTTTTAGAAAAGATCAAAGCACTTGATTTCGCCTTTCAGCCGATCGTCGATATACACACCAGAGAGATCTATGCAGTCGAGGCCCTGCTGCGAAACGTTGAAATAATAGGCTATGACTCCATCCACCACTTTTTTGACACGGCCTACCATCTGGGGCTTCTATACGCCGTCGATCTTCTGCTTCGTGAAAAAGCGATCAAAAAGTTTACGCAACTCGAAAACTATGCCGCCATCAAGCTCTTTTACAACCTTGATAACCGTCTGCTGGATATGGAGGATTACACCACCGGCAATACCGAAGCCCTGCTGCAGGCATATAATGTAGCTAAAAGTACCCTCTGTTTCGAGATATCGGAACGTCATGAAGTGACCAAAGAGGGTAACGGCATCATCCATATACTTGAACACTATAAAAAAGAGGGATTCCAACTTGCTATCGATGATTTCGGCGTCGGATTTTCCGGCTTTAAACTGTTCTATGAATTTACGCCTGATGTCATCAAAATAGACCGCTTTTTTATCAACGGCATCTGCGAAGACCCAAAAAAAAGGGTGATCGTCGAAAATATCATTCAGCTGGCAAAGCAGCTAGGCGTCAGGATCATTGCCGAAGGGATCGAACGCGAAAGCGAGCTGGAGGTCTGCAAGGCTTTGGGGTGTCAGCTTGTCCAGGGTTACCTCATTCAAAGGCCCACTACCGACATCCATGATATAAAGACGAACCGCTCTGTTCTAAGCAACGTTGCCTGA